AATACCTCTGAAGGCCTGTCCGTGGTCGCCCACGGTCTGGACTGGAAGCCCGGACAGAATGTGGTGACTTCACGCCAGGAGTTCCCTTCCAACCGCATTGTCTGGCAGTCGCTCGAATCTCGCTTCGGCGTCGAGGCCCGGTTGGCGGATTTGAGCGCAGCTGACGATCCCGAAGCCGAGCTGTTCGCCCTGGTTGACGACAACACCCGTGTAATCGCCATCAGCGCAGTCCAGTACGCTACCGGTCTGCGCATGGATCTGGCGCGTATCGGCGCCTTCTGCCGCGAGCGCAAAATCCTGTTTTGCGTGGATGCGATCCAGCAGCTCGGCGCGCTGCCCTTCGACGTGCAGACGGTGCAGGCCGACTTCGTGGTGGCGGACGGCCACAAGTGGATGCTGGGTCCTGAGGGCATCGCCCTGTTTTACGCGCGCCCGGAACTGCGTGACACGCTCGGGCTGCACCAGTACGGCTGGCACATGGTCGAGCACGCCCACGATTTCGACCGCGAGGACTGGGAGCCGGCGTACAGCGCCCGGCGATTCGAATGCGGCAGCCCCAATATGCTGGGTATCCACGGCCTGCAGGCCAGCCTGTCCCTGATTCGGGAAACCGGGCTTGAAATTATATCTGAGAATATTTCTAAGAATATTCAGTATCTAATTGAAAAATTAGAAGAAAAAAATATGGAAATCCTGTCCGATCTGCGTCCGGAGCGTCGTTCGGGAATTTTGACCTTCCGGCCGCCGGGCGACGTGGCGGCGGTCTACGAGCATCTCCAGGGGCAGGGCGTGCTGTGCGCACTGCGCGGCGGTGGCATCCGGTTTTCGCCCCACTACTACACCAGCCGCGAGGATATGGACCGTGCCCTGACGCTGCTGACCGGGGCCTAGCGGCCCTTCCCGGGTTGACGTA
This window of the Gammaproteobacteria bacterium genome carries:
- a CDS encoding aminotransferase class V-fold PLP-dependent enzyme — encoded protein: NTSEGLSVVAHGLDWKPGQNVVTSRQEFPSNRIVWQSLESRFGVEARLADLSAADDPEAELFALVDDNTRVIAISAVQYATGLRMDLARIGAFCRERKILFCVDAIQQLGALPFDVQTVQADFVVADGHKWMLGPEGIALFYARPELRDTLGLHQYGWHMVEHAHDFDREDWEPAYSARRFECGSPNMLGIHGLQASLSLIRETGLEIISENISKNIQYLIEKLEEKNMEILSDLRPERRSGILTFRPPGDVAAVYEHLQGQGVLCALRGGGIRFSPHYYTSREDMDRALTLLTGA